A window from Gossypium raimondii isolate GPD5lz chromosome 7, ASM2569854v1, whole genome shotgun sequence encodes these proteins:
- the LOC105761140 gene encoding GDSL esterase/lipase At4g28780, producing MSSPWFFVTLLTLIAIVSPTPLAEARAFFVFGDSLVDNGNNNYLATTARADSPPYGIDYPTHRPTGRFSNGLNLPDIISEQIGSEPTLPYLSPDLRGRKLLIGANFASAGVGILNDTGVQFVNIIRIFRQFEYFQEYQRRVTKIVGQQQAQRLVNQALVLITLGGNDFVNNYFLVPFSARSRQFSLPDFCRYLISEYRKILLRLHELGGRRVLVTTTGPLGCVPAELAMRSRNGECVPDVQRAAAIFNPLLVQLIQQLNSQLGSTVFISANAFSMNMDFITNPKRFGFVTSKVACCGQGPYNGLGLCTRLSNLCPNRDVYAFWDNFHPSERANRLIVQQFMIGSTQYMNPMNLSTIIAMDSRT from the exons ATGTCAAGTCCTTGGTTTTTCGTTACCCTTTTAACTCTAATTGCTATAGTCTCACCTACTCCATTAGCCGAGGCTCGTGCTTTCTTTGTCTTTGGTGACTCGCTCGTTGATAATGGCAACAATAACTACTTAGCCACCACTGCCCGTGCCGACTCTCCACCGTACGGCATCGATTACCCGACACATAGACCCACAGGCCGCTTCTCCAATGGCTTAAACCTCCCTGACATTATCA GTGAGCAAATTGGATCGGAGCCAACATTGCCATACTTGAGCCCTGACCTCAGGGGCCGAAAACTACTCATCGGTGCCAACTTTGCTTCTGCTGGGGTCGGAATTTTGAATGACACCGGGGTTCAGTTT gTTAATATAATAAGGATATTCAGGCAATTTGAGTACTTTCAAGAGTACCAGAGAAGAGTTACTAAGATAGTCGGACAACAACAGGCACAGCGGCTAGTAAACCAAGCACTGGTTCTTATAACACTTGGCGGCAATGACTTCGTTAACAACTATTTCTTGGTGCCTTTCTCAGCAAGATCACGCCAATTTTCTCTCCCGGATTTCTGCCGTTATCTCATTTCTGAATACCGCAAAATCCTccta AGGTTGCACGAATTAGGCGGTCGACGAGTCTTGGTGACCACCACCGGACCATTAGGCTGCGTCCCAGCGGAGTTGGCGATGAGGAGCAGGAACGGGGAATGTGTGCCGGATGTTCAACGAGCAGCAGCCATATTCAACCCACTCTTGGTCCAGTTAATCCAACAACTCAACTCTCAGCTTGGCTCCACCGTCTTCATTTCCGCCAATGCTTTTTCAATGAACATGGACTTCATCACTAACCCTAAAAGATTTG GTTTTGTGACATCAAAGGTGGCATGTTGTGGGCAAGGACCCTACAATGGACTTGGATTATGTACCAGATTGTCGAACCTGTGCCCCAACCGCGACGTCTACGCCTTCTGGGACAATTTTCACCCGAGTGAGAGAGCCAATCGATTGATAGTTCAGCAGTTCATGATAGGATCCACTCAGTACATGAATCCAATGAACCTAAGCACCATTATCGCCATGGATTCAAGGACCTga